ACACGCTGGGTTATCATCTTTATTTCCTTTTTAATCATTTCCCTGATTCTTTGGAATACCTACACTTTTTTCCAGATATTTAAAAATGAAGAAAGAATGAAAATGAATCTGTGGGCCAGTGCACAAAAAACAATCATTAACGCTGATGAAAATACTGATCTTGATTTACCTCTCGAAATAACAAACAGCAACACTTCGGTTCCGGTTATGCTTGTAATGTATGATAAAGTTATTAGTTCTGTAAATGTTCCTGATCATATCATTAAAGACAAAAAGAAGTCGATGTCGTTTTTAAAAAATCTGAAAAACGAAAATGATCCTATTGTAATTGAATACGCTCCGGGAAAATTTCAGCAGATTTGTTATGGAAACTCAGCTTTACTTAATAAACTAAAATATTATCCGGTTGCTTTGCTGTTAATCATTTTTCTGTGCGGTGCTTTGGTTTACAATTTTTATAAAAGCACTAAGATGGCCACTCAGAATAAACTGTGGGCAGGAATGGCGAAAGAAACAGCACATCAAATCGGGACGCCTTTATCTTCGTTAATTGGGTGGATTGAAATCTTAAAAACAGAAAATATTGACCAGTCCATTACCGTAGAAATTCAAAAGGATATTGAACGTCTGCAAACCATCACTGACCGATTTTCTAAAATTGGCTCGGTACCGGTATTAGAACCTCACAATATTGTTTCAGAAACTTTAAATACCTGCGAATATCTGCAGTCCCGTTTTTCTAAACAGGTTGAATTCTCTTATTCTTCTCCTAATAAACCTGTTTTTGCTTTGATAAATCCTACTCTTCACAGCTGGACTATTGAAAATCTGATTAAAAATGCCATTGATGCCATGAAAGGAAAGGGAACGCTGGACATCAAAATTGAACAAGATTCGCAGCATGTTAAAGTAAACATTAAAGATTCCGGAAGCGGGATTGCCAAACACCAGTTCAAAACTATTTTTGAGCCCGGATTCACAACAAAAAAACGCGGCTGGGGATTGGGTCTTTCCTTGACAAAAAGAATTGTAGAGGAATATCACAAGGGCAAAATTAAGGTTTTACATTCTGAAATTGGAAAAGGAACTACGTTTCAGATAAGCTATAAAATTAGTGATTCAGATAAAAATCAGGCATAAAAAAACACCAATTCAGAATAATATTTGAATTGGTGTTTTTTTATTGATTTAATCCTTAAAGATTTGACTGAATATCTTTGGCTAAAGCTTCAAACTCTTCTTTAGAAAGTGATACTTTGTTAATAAAGCGCATTTCATCCATTTCGTTTAACGGAATTAAATGAACGTGTGCATGAGGAACTTCAAGTCCAACCACCGCAATTCCAACTCTTTTGCATGGAACCGTTTTTTCTAAAGCTGCGGCCACTCTTTTAGCGAATTTCATCAGACCTAAATACAGTTCTTCATCCATATCAAAAATCTTATCGATTTCTTGTTTTGGAATACAAAGCGTATGGCCCTTAGCATTTGGATTTACATCTAAAAAAGCCAAATAGTTTTCGTCTTCGGCAATTTTATAAGCAGGAATTTCTCCGTTTACTATTTTAGTGAATATTGAGCTCATTTTTTATTTGTTTAATCGTTAAATAGGTTAAAAGAATAAACGATTAACCAGTTAAACTAAAATTTAGTCTCTCGAAATATCAAGAATTTCAAATTTCAAAACGCCGTTTGGCACTGTAATCTCCGCTACTTCACCAACAGATTTCCCCAATAAACCTTTACCAATAGGAGATGTTACAGAAATTTTCCCCGTTTTTAAATCGGCTTCACTTTCGGCAACAAGTGTATATTTCATTTCCATTCCGTTGCTTTGGTTTTTAATTTTTACATTAGAAAGAACCAAAACTTTAGAAACATCTAATTGAGATTCGTCAATTAATCTTGCGTTTGCATATACTTCTTCAAGTTTAGCAATTCTCATTTCTAATAAACCCTGTGCTTCTTTTGCAGCATCGTATTCGGCATTTTCAGATAAATCACCTTTGTCTCTTGCGTCTGCTATATCTTGAGATGCTTTAGGACGCATTACACTCTTTAAATGCTCCAATTCATCTTTTAATTTTTTTAAACCATCTGCGGTATAATAAGATACTTTACTCATAACTTCATCGTTTACATAAATAGAAAAAATCCCATCGGGACGGGATTTTGTAATACAAATATACTATTATTTTTAATAGTACATAATTATATGTTAATCATATAAAAATCAAATCTAAATAAATTATTTTTGTTTCACTAATTCTTATTAAAATAATGAAAAAAATCTGGCTCTTTATCGTTTTTATTTGTGTTCTTTCTGCCTGCAGCGACCACGAACGCAGCAATAAGAACCCTTACATTCCCAGCTATGCTGTAAATTTATCTGTAGATATGAACCTGCCCTTATATTCTGACCTTAAATATGCAAGCAACGCAGTAATTGTTCCTAATCAGGGAGCAAAAGGAATTATTATTTTTAATGCCGGAAGCGGTTACAATGCATTTGATGCGGCCTGCCCTAATCAGGAAGTAAATTCATGCACCGCCATGACGATAGATGGCATAAACGCCGTATGCTCCTGCGACAAAACATCTTACAGCCTATTTACAGGCCTGGGAGGAAAAGAATACGCTTTAAAACAATACAAAGTACAAGTAACCGGAACTGTGATTCACGTTTACAATTAAAAAATAAAAAAAGCCTGAAAGTTTAAATTTTCAGGCTTTTTTACTTAGAATTTCAGAGATAATCCGGCTAGGAAATTAATCCCTGCCTGTGGATAATAATAGGGATAAATATCCCACATTGCTCCGTTTGAAACATATTTCTTGTCCAGAATATTGTTTACCATCCCGGTAATGGTAATAGATTTAAAAACAGATTTTGTTTTTATTTCGTACGAAATATTTAAATCGTTTACAAAGTAATCTGCCAGTTTTGCGGAAGGCAGTTCGATATTGTTCATATATTGTTCGCCAACATATTTCTGTAATAATGAAACATAAAGTCGTTCGATTGGTTTATAAACAATTATATTTCCTGCAATAACTTCCGGAGAATAAGCAATTTTTGTTGTTCCGTAATATTGGCCTTCAACAGCCAGATCAACGTTTTTATTACTGCTCAAAGTGAAGTTTGGTCTAAGGATAAATTTTTCTGAAAGTGAAATAGTTGCATCAAATTCAAAACCTAAACGGTAACTTTTCTCGGTATTTGCACGAATTGGATTTCCTACATCATCTAATCTTCCCGTTAGAATCAGCTGATCTTTGTATCCCATATAATAAAAATTTGAGTTCATCTGGAATTTTTCTGAATTAAATCGCCATCCCAATTCAAAATCATTTAATTTTTCCGGTTTTACATTACCCCCTTCGTAATCGGTTCTGTTCGGTTCACGGTTCGCACGTGCATACGAAAAGTAAAGTGTGTTCTGCTCATTGAATTCTAAATTCATACCCGCTTTGGGGTTAAAGAAATTAAAAGTATCGTTCACTAAACCGGTTTCGGCACTATTTGCCTCATAACGCACTCTCCTGTATTGTAAATCCCCATAAAAACTTACTACCTCATTTAATTGAAAATTAGCTTTTGCGAAGATGTTTCCATCCGTTTTTGTAGAAAAATCATCATAATAATGGTCTCCCAATTCAGATTGTGATGCGTACCTCGCCCAGATTACTTTTCCATAATGATCCCCTTCATATTTATTCCATCCGCCTCCTAAAATTACATCAAGCTTTTCTTCTTTGTATTTCACAGAGAATGTAGTTCCGTAAAAATCATTGTCTAACCATTTCTGGCGAATTAAATCTGTTTTTTCAATTGCTCCTACAGAAGTCAGATTATACTCTGACATAGCCGCATCCGGCTTATAGTTTTCAAAATAACCTTTTCCTTTTGTATAATGAAATGCCAGGTTGCTGCTCCATTTATCAGAAAGAGATTCACTCCAGTGCAGCTGATAATGATCCTGTTTGTAATTATCAGTTTCATTATCATAATAACGGGTCTTTCCAAATTCATCTGTATATTCTCCAGCCGAATTGTATGTACGATCTGAATTCAATTTATCAGCATCAATTCCGTTCCAGGACTGGTATGTGGTTTGAGTCCCGCCAAAAACCAAAGCTTTGATTAAAGTTGTTTTTCCGATATAAGTTCCCTGAAGAAAATACGATTTCAAATCAGAACTTGCGCGATCTACATAACCATCTGATTTAACAGTAGACAAACGTCCTGCCAATTCAAAATGATCATTTAATAAACCAGTACTGAATTTTACGGTATTTTTATTGGAATTGAAACTTCCGTATGAACTTGAAATTTCGCCATTGGCCTTAGATGCGTAACTGTCGGTCAGCATATTTAAACTTGCTCCAAAAGCTCCTGAACCATTTGTCGAAGTTCCAACACCACGCTGTAATTGAAGACTTTCTACAGAGGAAGCAAAATCCGGCATGTTTACCCAGAAAGTTCCCTGACTTTCAGCATCGTTGTACGGAATTCCGTTAATGGTTACGTTTACACGAGTGGCATCGCTTCCGCGGACTCTGATTCCGGTATATCCAATTCCTCCTCCGGCATCGGTTGTTGTAACAACAGAAGGAAGATAGTTCATTAGGACCGGAATATCTTGTCCAAGATTTCTGTATCTAATTTCTTTTTTATCCATATTACTAAACGTAACCGGCGTTTTTGAAGTAACACGAACCGCAGAAACCAGTACATCATCAAGCTGATTTACTTTTGTAGAATCCTGTACTTGTGCAAAAGAAAATAATGTGAAGAATCCGGAAGATAGAAGAAAGAAAATAGATTTGGTTCTGCTCATTTTTTGAACCTTAGAACCTTTGCAGCTTAGTACCTCAGTACCTAAAATAAAATTTTTCATTCGTAAAAAATTACGAATAAAAGGGGGAATTATTCTTTTGTTAAATTAATAAATGTGTTTCACGACAAAATAAAGTGTGCACTCTCGATAGTGTCGTTTTTTCCCTTAGCAACATTACTCGCTCAGGTTCTTTGGGTATGATCTCAGCTCGTTATTTAGAGCACCCCTTTGAGACAGTGCAAATGTACTGTTAAAAATTTCAAAAATCAAATTTGAGATTTATTCCAAGTTTGGTTTTCTTCTTGATTGTTTCAAGTCCGAAATATTCTTTTTGTCTTTAATTCTTTTTTTAATTACAGATTTTGGGACTTTTGTAGCTTTTCTGACTTTTGGGACGTATAATCCCTTTTTGACGATTTCCAGAAACCGTTTCGTAACAATCTCTTTGTTTTTAAGCTGGCTTCGGTCTTCATCACAATTTAAAATCAGGATGTTTTCAGAAGTTAAGCGAGGAGCTAAATTAGCTTTTAAAAGTATTTTTTCATCATCAGATAAAGCTTGTGAAGTTTCTAAATCAAAAGTCAGCACTACTTTTGATGAAACTTTATTCACGTTCTGTCCGCCCGAGCCACTGCTCCGAACGGCTTTAAAACCTAATTCTGATATGATTTTTTCGTTATCCATTATTGTGGCTGATGTGCCGGTTTTAACAAATCGTTTACCGTTTTTACAGGGTTAAAAGTTATTAAAGGAACGGCAACAAAAACCGTTAACCAGTCGGCCATTGAACCATTCCATAGTCCCGGAAGTTCATAGCTTCTTACTGGCTTCCCTTCAACACTTTTTTCTACAATAAACCCGGATTCGTGATCTACAAATTCTTTAAGATCAAATTTTTCGCCTTTATAATTTTTAATACCGCAGACTAAATCAACCGGATTAAAATGCGTTGCTGTTTCTAATATTTCAAGCTGTTTTTTGTTTGTTAAATCAACCTGAGAAGTCTCAACAATCTGCAGCGAAATCTCTCCTTTTCCGTTCATAATCCAAAATGGTCCGCCTCCCGGCTCACCTTCATTTCGAACCATACCGCAAACCCGTATTGGACGGTCTAACAATTCTTTGATTTTAATAATCTTATTTTCAAAAGTGAATTTATTAAAATCTTTACCTAATTCAATATGAAGTTTTTGCTTTAAGAATTCAATAATCTGCAATAAGCTTTCCTCATTTACCTCTTGTTCTTCAATTTCTCTTAAGTAAGCAAAAGTCTTCTGTTGAATTGCAATTAAAATTCCGCCTAAAGCTTTTTTATATAAGGTGATTTGATCAATATGATTTTGAATTACATTATCGATATTCTTAATAAAAATCACATCGGCATCCAGAATGTCCAGGTTTTCAATTAAAGCACCATGACCGCCGGGTCTAAAAACCAACGTTCCCTTTTTATCCCTCACAAGTTTATTTTTCGCATCAACGTTTATAGAGTCAGTGCTTTTATTTTGGTAAGAATATGTTATGTCAATGGCAACTCCCGAAGGTTTTTCTATTTTCCCTCTAATTTCATTTACGGCATTTTCAAACAAATCCTGATGAATCTCTGAAACAGTAAAATGAAGATTTGAAACATTTTTTGATGTGGCGTAATGCACACATTCATTTAAATGCTCTTCGATTGGGTTTGCGATATGATCTTTATACTGATGAAAAGGCAGAACTGCTTTGGGTTTATTTGCTGAATTAAAATAGTCCGAAGACAACAATGTTTTTATGAAATAATAATTTTTATAATCTCTTTCTAAACTTTCAAAATCAGAATAAATTTCCCTTAATTTTTTATCAACCGCATCAAAAAAGGGAAACTTTTCCATCCCTATAATAAATATAGCAAGTTCTTTATCTTTTTTTCTGTTTATATAAGCATTTATAGTCTCTTTTTGAATATCAAAATCATTCAAAAAAGCGGTTAAAAACTTATACATTCTCGTTGCCGCGCCAGATGCAGGAACAAACTTCTTGATTTTTAATTCTTCTTTTTGAACATCAAAAAACGCTGCTTTTTCTTCAAAATCTTTTTCTGATAAACTCAAAATTCCGTTGCCAATTGTGGCAGGACTGATTAAATTACTTTTAGCAATCCCGTTTTTAAATATTTCTAATTGCTTTAAAATGTTTTCAGAAGAAATTCCGTGATTATATATTTCGACAAAATCTTCAGATGACAATCCTTTTTCTTTTAAAGCACTTAACGCATTTACTATCGTTTTTGCTTTTGCCAAACGACTTTCTTTATCTCCGGAAAGGGTTATGAAAGGTTTATTATTATCTATTAAAGTCTGCTTAAAAACAGAAAAAACAGTTTCCCTTCCTTCTGCTTTATCTCTGATATCATCTTTTTCCCAAGGCACATCTATGTCTGTAAGGAAAAACAAATCATAATCATGTTTTAAAGCTGCTTCATTTAAAAGTGGATCGCAAAAACCATAATACACTTCGGAGAAGACTTTAGTAACCATGAGATTGGTGTCACAAAACAAATATTTTTTGGCAGATGAAACTTTTTCATTCTCCAGTAAAACCTGTCCGTAAGCAATGGGAAGCATATCTCCTGCGTCACAAATATGTTTGTTTTCTTCCCATCTTTTTTGCAGATAACCGCGTGCAAACTCAGGAACCCATTGGGTTTCGTAGTAAGCCGCAAGCTGTTTTGCCAAAGTTGTTTTGCCTGTACTTTCAGGACCAAACAAAGCAATTTTTATGATATTTGTTTTTTGCTGTTTAAGATTTTTCTCCATTCTAAATAAGCTGAAATAGCCAAAATTGTAAAAATTAAATACTGAAGCGACAACATCCCTAAACCGCGATATGCGTAAAGAGGCACAACAATAATATCACCAATAATCCAAAGCGTCCAGTTTTCGATTTTCTTTCTGGCCATGTACCACATACCGGCAAAAAATATTCCTGATGAAATCATATCGACATAATTATCATTATGGATTTCATAATCGAAATATTTATAAATGCCGAAAACTACAAAAATGGTTACAAAAAAGAGAATAAACCCTATAATTTTTTCGTTAAAATTTGTTCTTGTAATAGGCAGGTTATCCTCTACAGTTCCTCCTTTTGCCCACATATACCAGCCATATATACTCATAACAGAGAAATAAGCATTGATAATCATGTCTCCTATATAACCTGCAATATATAAAAGATATACTGAAATTACTGTTGCAATAAGTCCTGTGGGATAAACCCAAATGTTTTCTTTTTTAGCAAACCATACGCTTAAAATACCGCATACAAAAACCAAAAATTCCAGAATAATATGCCATAGCGGTGCATTTTTATAGCTTTCTAAAAAAAAATCAATCATTGACAACGTATTTAAATAGTATTATAACTCAAAAAAATGGCTGTTATTCTCAAAAGCGGTTCCAATTACAACTAAATCAGCCCCCGCATTATAAGCATTTTGAATTCCGTGCAAATCTACGATTCCGCCGCCAACAATAATAGGAATTTCAATGTTTTGAGCAATTAAAGAAATCATTTCCAGCGGTACTGCTTTTTTTGCCCCGCTTCCGGCTTCGAGATAAATCAGTTTATTGCCAAGCATTTCTCCTGCCTGAGCGGTTGCAAGAGCTAAATCTAAATTTTCTCTGTTAAGCGGTTCCGTTTTACTAACGCGTGCCACAGCTGTTTCATTGCCGCTCTCTACTAAAATATATCCCGTTGAGATTATTTCCAGATTGATTCTTTTAAGAATTGGCGCCGCCTGAACCTGATATTCTATTAAATAATCCGGATTTCGGCCAGATAATAAGGATAGGAATAAAATTGCATCGGCCTGAGGAGAAATCTGCGACGGATCTCCCGGAAAAATAACTACCGGTAAGTTTGTTTTTTGTTTTAACTGTGCAATTAAATCCTCCAGAATAGTGCTTTGTACAATACTTCCTCCAACAAAAATGTGTGTTGCAGGAGACTGGTTTATTTTAAGTAATAAATGATCTAAATTTTCCCAGACTATTTTGTCAGGATCCAAAAGTATGGCTAATAATTTTTGTCCGTTCTTCTTGGCTTCTAAAATCTGCTGGTGAATCATGCGTAATTTTTGCTCCATAACGGGTGTAAAAGTAAAAGTTTTTAACGTAGAAGAACTATTTTGAATGAATTATATTTGTACAATCGCCTTTGAAAACCAAAAGAAAACAATTATGATTGCCGTTTCATTATTAGAAAAATATGGTGCGTCAAAAAAATCCTTCAACAAAAACGAAATTATTTTTGAAGAGGGAAATCTGCCTGCGCATTATTACCAGATTCTTTCAGGAGAAATTAAAATGAGTAATTATAATGATGACGGGCGCGAATTTATTCAGGGAATATTTTACAAAAAACAGTCCTTTGGCGAACCTCCTTTGTTTTTAAACCAAAAATATCCGGCAAATGCTATTGCGGTTGAAGAAAGTGAAATCATTCTTTTATCTAAACCTAATTTCTTAAAATTACTCGCAGAAAATCCTTCTGTAAGTATTACAATTATTGAAAATCTTGCGCAGCGTTTGTATTACAAATCGATAATGGCTGCCGAAATTTCTACACACGAACCGGAACATAGGGTACTCAAATTAATCGACCACGGAATTGCGTATTTTAATTTTCAAAAAGACAAAAACGGCTATCTTATTAATTTTACCCGACAGCAGATTGGAGACTTAACAGGGCTGCGTGTGGAAACAGTTATCAGGACCATAAAAGCGCTTGAAAAAAAAGGAGAATTGAAGATTATTAATCGAAAAGTATACAGATAAAATAGTTCTGTTTTTATGATTTAAGTCATAAAATACAGCGGTAAAGTGACCGTACCTTTGTTGATATAAAAAACTGAATATCATGACACTTTATCAAACAACATTCGACATTTTCAATAGAAACTATATGGGTTCTGCTGCAATGGCAGTAATTGGTCAAAGCTGTTTAGGCGGCGCTGCTGCAATGTACGTTTTAGCAAACGGAACTTCAATTCCTCAAATGATCCAGCTGGCAGTTATTGTTTTAGCCTGTATCTTTGTAAACACTTCAATTTTGGCACAAATGAAACATAAAGTGGTTTTTAATCTTTTAATTCTTAGTTCATTTTTAAGTGTATTATTTATTCTGTTAAATACCTTTATTCTGTGAAAAAACAAATAGAAAATAGAGCTGATGTATCTTTTTTAGTAAATCAGTTTTATGCTAAAATAAGAGCCGATAAAGAGATCGGCTTTTATTTTAACGAAGTTATTACCGATTGGGATGCCCATCTTGAAAAGCTTACTGATTTCTGGGAAACCAATCTGTTTGGTGTTCGTAAATACAAAGGCGATCCACATTCTGTTCACAACGAAGTAGATGCCCATTTTGACGAAAAAATAACCGTAGATGAATTCGGAATCTGGCTTAACCACTGGTTTCAGACTCTGGACGAACATTTTGAAGGCGAAAATGTTGAGACATTAAAAAGGCGCGCCCGAAAAATGAGTACGTATTTGTTTATGAGCATGTTTGAACACCGAAAAAAAGAAAGCGAAGTTTAAATTAAAATAGCTCAATTTCTGGAATTTAATCTAATTGAAATTTCATTTTTCAAAAGCATAAACCAAAGTAAAACGACCTTCAAAATTATCCGATTTGATTTCCTGATAATGAACGCTGAAATCTTTAATCAAATCGTCAAAATTAAGACTTGCCTGCGTTTGGGTTTCATCTAAGGAAAAGTTACCCACATTGATATGATCTTTAAAGCTTATACCCTTTTCATTTCTGATTTTAAAGATTGCTTCTTTTGCTCCCCAAATAACGGTAAGTTTTTTTATGTATTCATCTGTAGATAACGGATCTAAATAACCACATTCATAATCTGTGAATTTATCTGCAATCCTCTGAATTTTTTCGCGCTGCAATTCCATATCAATCCCTACAGTTTCCTTGCTTATTATGATTGCGGCAAAATGATACGAATGCGTTATCGAAATGTAATTATCGCAATCAAAATACGGTTTCCCAAATTCGTCATAATGCAGGTCTTTATCTGTAAAACCCATCTCCTGAATCAGCATACGAACACTTAAAAAAGCACGCTGGTGCATTTGAGACTTCATTCCGTCCAGTCTCTTCTGCGTTTTTTCCTTTAAAAAAACTACTTTGGTCAATAACTCTTCCAGGGATTCTGTTATTTCCCAAATTAAAATCTTAGTCGATTCGTTAAACTGTATAGTCTTAAATAAAGGCATTTCTTTTAATTGTAAATTATGAATGGTGAATTATAAATTATTTTCTTTTGATTTTTAAACCATATCAGTGATATAAAAAAATATAACTGTTGGCTAAAAAAATGTATTAGTAAATATAAGCAATTAGCGACAAAGGTAATAGTTAAGGATCTTTTTAAATGAACTTATATCGCTTATATGGTTCAAAAACGATTCTTAAACTAACATTCTAAAGATTAAGAAATTAAAG
This portion of the Flavobacterium gelatinilyticum genome encodes:
- a CDS encoding sensor histidine kinase translates to MHFSESTNTTRWVIIFISFLIISLILWNTYTFFQIFKNEERMKMNLWASAQKTIINADENTDLDLPLEITNSNTSVPVMLVMYDKVISSVNVPDHIIKDKKKSMSFLKNLKNENDPIVIEYAPGKFQQICYGNSALLNKLKYYPVALLLIIFLCGALVYNFYKSTKMATQNKLWAGMAKETAHQIGTPLSSLIGWIEILKTENIDQSITVEIQKDIERLQTITDRFSKIGSVPVLEPHNIVSETLNTCEYLQSRFSKQVEFSYSSPNKPVFALINPTLHSWTIENLIKNAIDAMKGKGTLDIKIEQDSQHVKVNIKDSGSGIAKHQFKTIFEPGFTTKKRGWGLGLSLTKRIVEEYHKGKIKVLHSEIGKGTTFQISYKISDSDKNQA
- a CDS encoding HIT family protein, yielding MSSIFTKIVNGEIPAYKIAEDENYLAFLDVNPNAKGHTLCIPKQEIDKIFDMDEELYLGLMKFAKRVAAALEKTVPCKRVGIAVVGLEVPHAHVHLIPLNEMDEMRFINKVSLSKEEFEALAKDIQSNL
- the greA gene encoding transcription elongation factor GreA; protein product: MSKVSYYTADGLKKLKDELEHLKSVMRPKASQDIADARDKGDLSENAEYDAAKEAQGLLEMRIAKLEEVYANARLIDESQLDVSKVLVLSNVKIKNQSNGMEMKYTLVAESEADLKTGKISVTSPIGKGLLGKSVGEVAEITVPNGVLKFEILDISRD
- a CDS encoding Rieske (2Fe-2S) protein yields the protein MKKIWLFIVFICVLSACSDHERSNKNPYIPSYAVNLSVDMNLPLYSDLKYASNAVIVPNQGAKGIIIFNAGSGYNAFDAACPNQEVNSCTAMTIDGINAVCSCDKTSYSLFTGLGGKEYALKQYKVQVTGTVIHVYN
- a CDS encoding TonB-dependent receptor, which produces MSRTKSIFFLLSSGFFTLFSFAQVQDSTKVNQLDDVLVSAVRVTSKTPVTFSNMDKKEIRYRNLGQDIPVLMNYLPSVVTTTDAGGGIGYTGIRVRGSDATRVNVTINGIPYNDAESQGTFWVNMPDFASSVESLQLQRGVGTSTNGSGAFGASLNMLTDSYASKANGEISSSYGSFNSNKNTVKFSTGLLNDHFELAGRLSTVKSDGYVDRASSDLKSYFLQGTYIGKTTLIKALVFGGTQTTYQSWNGIDADKLNSDRTYNSAGEYTDEFGKTRYYDNETDNYKQDHYQLHWSESLSDKWSSNLAFHYTKGKGYFENYKPDAAMSEYNLTSVGAIEKTDLIRQKWLDNDFYGTTFSVKYKEEKLDVILGGGWNKYEGDHYGKVIWARYASQSELGDHYYDDFSTKTDGNIFAKANFQLNEVVSFYGDLQYRRVRYEANSAETGLVNDTFNFFNPKAGMNLEFNEQNTLYFSYARANREPNRTDYEGGNVKPEKLNDFELGWRFNSEKFQMNSNFYYMGYKDQLILTGRLDDVGNPIRANTEKSYRLGFEFDATISLSEKFILRPNFTLSSNKNVDLAVEGQYYGTTKIAYSPEVIAGNIIVYKPIERLYVSLLQKYVGEQYMNNIELPSAKLADYFVNDLNISYEIKTKSVFKSITITGMVNNILDKKYVSNGAMWDIYPYYYPQAGINFLAGLSLKF
- the arfB gene encoding alternative ribosome rescue aminoacyl-tRNA hydrolase ArfB; the protein is MDNEKIISELGFKAVRSSGSGGQNVNKVSSKVVLTFDLETSQALSDDEKILLKANLAPRLTSENILILNCDEDRSQLKNKEIVTKRFLEIVKKGLYVPKVRKATKVPKSVIKKRIKDKKNISDLKQSRRKPNLE
- a CDS encoding DUF4301 family protein; protein product: MEKNLKQQKTNIIKIALFGPESTGKTTLAKQLAAYYETQWVPEFARGYLQKRWEENKHICDAGDMLPIAYGQVLLENEKVSSAKKYLFCDTNLMVTKVFSEVYYGFCDPLLNEAALKHDYDLFFLTDIDVPWEKDDIRDKAEGRETVFSVFKQTLIDNNKPFITLSGDKESRLAKAKTIVNALSALKEKGLSSEDFVEIYNHGISSENILKQLEIFKNGIAKSNLISPATIGNGILSLSEKDFEEKAAFFDVQKEELKIKKFVPASGAATRMYKFLTAFLNDFDIQKETINAYINRKKDKELAIFIIGMEKFPFFDAVDKKLREIYSDFESLERDYKNYYFIKTLLSSDYFNSANKPKAVLPFHQYKDHIANPIEEHLNECVHYATSKNVSNLHFTVSEIHQDLFENAVNEIRGKIEKPSGVAIDITYSYQNKSTDSINVDAKNKLVRDKKGTLVFRPGGHGALIENLDILDADVIFIKNIDNVIQNHIDQITLYKKALGGILIAIQQKTFAYLREIEEQEVNEESLLQIIEFLKQKLHIELGKDFNKFTFENKIIKIKELLDRPIRVCGMVRNEGEPGGGPFWIMNGKGEISLQIVETSQVDLTNKKQLEILETATHFNPVDLVCGIKNYKGEKFDLKEFVDHESGFIVEKSVEGKPVRSYELPGLWNGSMADWLTVFVAVPLITFNPVKTVNDLLKPAHQPQ
- the pnuC gene encoding nicotinamide riboside transporter PnuC, yielding MIDFFLESYKNAPLWHIILEFLVFVCGILSVWFAKKENIWVYPTGLIATVISVYLLYIAGYIGDMIINAYFSVMSIYGWYMWAKGGTVEDNLPITRTNFNEKIIGFILFFVTIFVVFGIYKYFDYEIHNDNYVDMISSGIFFAGMWYMARKKIENWTLWIIGDIIVVPLYAYRGLGMLSLQYLIFTILAISAYLEWRKILNSKKQIS
- a CDS encoding geranylgeranylglyceryl/heptaprenylglyceryl phosphate synthase, giving the protein MEQKLRMIHQQILEAKKNGQKLLAILLDPDKIVWENLDHLLLKINQSPATHIFVGGSIVQSTILEDLIAQLKQKTNLPVVIFPGDPSQISPQADAILFLSLLSGRNPDYLIEYQVQAAPILKRINLEIISTGYILVESGNETAVARVSKTEPLNRENLDLALATAQAGEMLGNKLIYLEAGSGAKKAVPLEMISLIAQNIEIPIIVGGGIVDLHGIQNAYNAGADLVVIGTAFENNSHFFEL
- a CDS encoding Crp/Fnr family transcriptional regulator, with translation MIAVSLLEKYGASKKSFNKNEIIFEEGNLPAHYYQILSGEIKMSNYNDDGREFIQGIFYKKQSFGEPPLFLNQKYPANAIAVEESEIILLSKPNFLKLLAENPSVSITIIENLAQRLYYKSIMAAEISTHEPEHRVLKLIDHGIAYFNFQKDKNGYLINFTRQQIGDLTGLRVETVIRTIKALEKKGELKIINRKVYR
- a CDS encoding group III truncated hemoglobin — translated: MKKQIENRADVSFLVNQFYAKIRADKEIGFYFNEVITDWDAHLEKLTDFWETNLFGVRKYKGDPHSVHNEVDAHFDEKITVDEFGIWLNHWFQTLDEHFEGENVETLKRRARKMSTYLFMSMFEHRKKESEV
- a CDS encoding 4'-phosphopantetheinyl transferase family protein encodes the protein MPLFKTIQFNESTKILIWEITESLEELLTKVVFLKEKTQKRLDGMKSQMHQRAFLSVRMLIQEMGFTDKDLHYDEFGKPYFDCDNYISITHSYHFAAIIISKETVGIDMELQREKIQRIADKFTDYECGYLDPLSTDEYIKKLTVIWGAKEAIFKIRNEKGISFKDHINVGNFSLDETQTQASLNFDDLIKDFSVHYQEIKSDNFEGRFTLVYAFEK